The Coregonus clupeaformis isolate EN_2021a chromosome 18, ASM2061545v1, whole genome shotgun sequence genome has a segment encoding these proteins:
- the LOC121530865 gene encoding BTB/POZ domain-containing protein KCTD9 yields the protein MRRVTLFVNGTSKNGKVVAVYGTLADLLSVASNKLGIKACNLYNGKGGLIDDIALIRDDDVLYVSEGDPFFDPQNDVRATDDRPGAHTDWLTLNIGGRLFTTTRSTLVSKEPESMLAHMFREKDVWGNKQDECGAYLIDRSPEYFEPILNYLRHGQLIINEGINLLGVLEEARFFGIELLAEQLEVAIKNNQPPEDHSPISRKEFVRFLLATPTKSELRCQGLNFSGADLSRLDLRYINFKMANLSRCNLTHANLCSSNLERADLSGANLDGANLQGVKMLCSNAEGASLKGCNFEDPSGLKANLEGANLKGVDMEGSQMTGINLRVATLKNAKLKNCNLRGATLAGTDLENCDLSGCDLQEANLRGSNVKGAIFEEMLTALHMSQSVR from the exons GTTGTAGCTGTGTATGGGACCTTGGCCGACCTGTTATCTGTAGCAAGCAATAAGTTGGGAATCAAAGCCTGTAATTTATACAATGGAAAAGGTGGTCTTATAGATGACATAGCGCTCATCAG GGATGATGATGTTTTGTATGTCTCAGAGGGAGACCCCTTTTTTG ACCCACAGAATGATGTCAGGGCTACAGACGATCGGCCTGGGGCACACACCGATTGGCTGACGCTTAATATTGGAGGGCGTCTCTTCACCACCACACG GAGCACCTTGGTCAGCAAGGAGCCGGAGAGCATGCTCGCTCACATGTTTCGGGAGAAGG ATGTATGGGGTAACAAGCAGGATGAATGTGGGGCTTACCTTATTGATCGCAGCCCAGAATACTTCGAGCCTATTCTTAATTACCTGCGACATGGCCAGCTCATTATCAATGAAGGAATCAATTTGCTTG GGGTTTTGGAGGAGGCCCGTTTCTTTGGAATTGAGCTGCTTGCTGAGCAGTTGGAAGTAGCAATAAAG AATAACCAGCCACCTGAGGACCACTCTCCCATCTCTCGCAAGGAGTTTGTTCGGTTTCTGCTGGCTACACCCACCAAATCAGAGCTCCGCTGTCAG GGACTTAATTTCAGTGGTGCTGATCTCTCTCGCCTCGACTTGCGCTACATCAACTTCAAGATGGCCAACCTGAGTCGCTGCAACCTGACACATGCCAACCTATGCTCTTCAAACCTGGAGCGCGCTGACCTCTCTGGGGCCAACCTCGAT GGTGCTAACTTGCAGGGTGTGAAGATGCTCTGTTCAAATGCTGAGGGGGCGTCTCTCAAAGGATGCAATTTTGAGGACCCATCTGGACTAAAGGCCAACTTAGAGG GTGCCAATCTGAAAGGGGTTGACATGGAGGGAAGTCAGATGACGGGAATTAACCTGCGTGTGGCCACTCTCAAAAATGCTAAGCTGAAGAACTGTAACCTGCGGGGTGCCACTTTGGCAGGAACCGATCTTGAG AACTGTGATCTGTCTGGCTGCGACCTACAAGAGGCCAACTTGAGAGGGTCCAATGTGAAGGGGGCCATTTTTGAAGAGATGCTGACTGCATTGCACATGTCTCAGAGTGTTAGATAA